The DNA sequence TTCTTTTCAGGGCAGCACAGAGCGATCAGTATGGCGGTGATCAAGCAATCGTCGGCACGTATGGAAGACCTGCGGGAAAATACGCGGCAGCTGATGACGCTTTTCGAAAAGGACTATCCCGGCATGTCCTTTGAACTGGCGCAGGACCAGTCAGCCCTGCTGGACTATTCGATCAGCAACCTGAAACAGGACCTGCTCATTGGAGGGTCATTGGCTTTCCTGCTGATGCTGGCCTTCATCAAAAAGCTGCGGGCGGCGGTACTTATCGGGATCACTATCCCCGTATCCCTCGTGATTTCCCAGCTAGTGTTCTTCATGACCGGGCTTTCCATTAATATTATTTCGCTGAGCGGACTGATCCTGGGACTGGGGATGATCATCGACAATTCCATTGTGGTTATTGACAATATCACCCAGCATCGCGAAAAGGGCTTATCCCTGGAAGATGCCTGTGTGGCGGGAACCGAAGAAGTAATTCGCCCGCTGATCAGCTCGGTGCTGACCAATTGCGCGGTATTTCTCCCGCTGATTTTCCTGAGCGGCATTGCCGGCACGCTGTTTTATGACCAGGCGCTGTCCATTACCATCGGGATCATTGTTTCATTATTCGTCTCCGTATTGCTGCTTCCCGTGCTTTATAGATTGCTGCACAGGGGAAAACAGGACGAAAGACCTCCAAACCGGAAATGGGAACTGTTGAACGTCACCGGCTGGTATGAGGCTGGCCTTGCTTTCGTGTTCAAACGAAAAGCGCTGTCCTTATCGCTGTCCGCTCTTTTGCTGGCCGCCGGTGCTATGGTTTATATGCAGCTGGACAAAGAACGATTCCCCCGTCTTTCGCGCGCGGATTTCGAAATGTTCATCGACTGGAACGAGGCGATACCCCTGGAGGAAAACCAGGCTCGTACGCTTTCCTTGCTAAATACCGCCGGGGAGCAGGTTCAGTCTGCCAATTCCTGGATAGGGCAGCAGCAATACCTGCTGAATAAGACCTATGACCTTAGCCTTTCGGAATCGAAAACCTATATCAACACGCCATCCCCGGCGCAGGTGGCCCCCCTGGAGGACCTGCTTTCAGCAAAACTGCAGCAGCAATACCCGCAGGCGATTCTCCGTTTTTCCGCGGCTAAAACACCCTTCGAAGAAGTATTTGGCGAAAAACAAGCGCCGCTGCGGGTCGAGATCAGCGACCAGGAAAACAACAATATGCCCGCCGTAGGGGAAACCGCGGCTGTCATGGACGCGATCCGGAGCCGCTTTCCGGACGTTTCCCTGAAACCGCTGCCGCTTCGCGAGAACCTGATCCTCTCTGTCCGCACGGAGCAGGCGCTGCTCTATAATGTGCCCACGGACGTTATCCGGAATACGGTAGAAACCGCCCTTAAATCAAAGCAGGTATCCACGCTCCGCGGCGGGCAGTCTGTCATTCCTATCGTAATGGGAAGTACGGAGAAACAGCCTCTTGCCAGCTTTTTGTCAACGGCTGCTGTCCGGAGCAATGACAGCGTTTATGTGCCGCTGGCTTCGCTTGTGAACATGGAAAGGGAGCATGGGTATAAATACATCAGCGCCGGGCGGCAAGGCCAATATTACCCGATAGCCATTGAAACAGAAGAACCGGAGGCCGTTCTGAAGGAGATCCAGGAGAATGTTTCCCCGGCCTTCCCCGAGTTGTCGTTCAGCTATAGCGGAAGTTATTTTTTTAATAATGTGCTTATAAAGGAAATGGCAGTGATTTTGGTCATTGCCGTATTGCTGCTTTATTTTATCCTGGCCGCCCAGTTTGAATCCCTGATGCAGCCCCTGATCATTCTCCTGGAGCTTCCCATTGATATTGCCGGCGCCTTGCTGATGCTCTACATTTTCGGCGGCAGCATTAACCTGATGTCCATGATCGGCATTATCGTTATGTGCGGGATCATTATCAACGATTCTATCCTGAAAATAGATGCTATTAACCAACTAAGGAAAAAGGGCTACGGATTAATGGAAGCCATCCGCGCTGCCGGCCATACCAGGCTGAAATCCATTGTGATGATCAGCCTCACCACGGTTGGTGCGCTTTCGCCTACGCTGTTCATGCACGACATCGGTTCCGAACTCCAGCGGCCGCTGGCCCTTACCCTTATCGGCGGAATGCTGTTGGGGATGGTAGTGAGCCTGCTGTTTATTCCGCTGGTCTATTGGTTTATTTACCGGAATAGCGACGTCCCGGGCCGGGATCACCCGGGATCGCATGCAACAGGCTTGCCAGGCCCGGACGTTGGTAACCCGAACGCTGGTAACCCGGAATCGCCGTTTGCTAACCCGGGCTCCTTACTCAAAACCTGAACTTGATGAAGAAAATCTATCTCTACCCAATTGTATTTTATAGTATCGCTTGCCTGGTCAACGCTTCCGGCGTCTATGCCCAAAATTCCGCAGCCCCGCTGAATTTAAGCCTCAAAGACGCCATTGGCAGGGCCCAGGAGAATTCCTTCGATTACCAGGCCGCTTATAACCAATACCAAAGAAGCTTCTGGGACTTTCAGAACTATAAAGCCGCATTTTATCCGAAACTGCACCTGGACGGCACCTTTCCCAACTATACAAGGGCCATCGGGCGCGTCACCTTGCCTACCGGTGAAGATATATTTGTGGAACAGAACCAGGCATACAGCTCCCTGGACCTTGGGATCAGCCAGAATGTAAAAGCTACGGGCGGTGTCCTGACCCTTTCTTCCTCGGTAAACAGGATCGATGTCTTTGGGAATAACCGGGACATTACCTATTCGGCCGTGCCTCTATCCATTACTTACCGGC is a window from the Anseongella ginsenosidimutans genome containing:
- a CDS encoding efflux RND transporter permease subunit codes for the protein MIRFLVKRPVAVIVSFIALLLIGAAAALFIPVSLLPDIDVPEITVQVDKADASSGEIEQAIIRPIREGLVQLHGLERIESTSREGRGTVRLSFEHGTNTDLAFIEVNEKIDRSMNRLPRDVERPLVVKASTSDIPAFYLNVQLKNTGEAAADERRFLEFSDFVRQILKRRLEQLPEVAMVDLSGLEESEILISPYTGKLRTLGLTPAAVQQALQEHNIQLGNILVRDGHYQYYLRFSSGLYSTADIKDLYLNISGRLFRLEDIASVRLVEEQAKGAFFSGQHRAISMAVIKQSSARMEDLRENTRQLMTLFEKDYPGMSFELAQDQSALLDYSISNLKQDLLIGGSLAFLLMLAFIKKLRAAVLIGITIPVSLVISQLVFFMTGLSINIISLSGLILGLGMIIDNSIVVIDNITQHREKGLSLEDACVAGTEEVIRPLISSVLTNCAVFLPLIFLSGIAGTLFYDQALSITIGIIVSLFVSVLLLPVLYRLLHRGKQDERPPNRKWELLNVTGWYEAGLAFVFKRKALSLSLSALLLAAGAMVYMQLDKERFPRLSRADFEMFIDWNEAIPLEENQARTLSLLNTAGEQVQSANSWIGQQQYLLNKTYDLSLSESKTYINTPSPAQVAPLEDLLSAKLQQQYPQAILRFSAAKTPFEEVFGEKQAPLRVEISDQENNNMPAVGETAAVMDAIRSRFPDVSLKPLPLRENLILSVRTEQALLYNVPTDVIRNTVETALKSKQVSTLRGGQSVIPIVMGSTEKQPLASFLSTAAVRSNDSVYVPLASLVNMEREHGYKYISAGRQGQYYPIAIETEEPEAVLKEIQENVSPAFPELSFSYSGSYFFNNVLIKEMAVILVIAVLLLYFILAAQFESLMQPLIILLELPIDIAGALLMLYIFGGSINLMSMIGIIVMCGIIINDSILKIDAINQLRKKGYGLMEAIRAAGHTRLKSIVMISLTTVGALSPTLFMHDIGSELQRPLALTLIGGMLLGMVVSLLFIPLVYWFIYRNSDVPGRDHPGSHATGLPGPDVGNPNAGNPESPFANPGSLLKT